One genomic window of Solanum stenotomum isolate F172 chromosome 9, ASM1918654v1, whole genome shotgun sequence includes the following:
- the LOC125875467 gene encoding uncharacterized protein LOC125875467 isoform X1, which produces MKIEKGRKSPVRMVQNQKFDVENEGKKGENLMLNKKFDEDTNTKKKKDLYDFVEKTILNEEASKPGATIDNMYDNAGIGVSSRSKRVHISTSEPAKKDVQTSLQQNDIVQSPSQEKRQKMALGGNSRPPATQPPTKASAQWKDPPNVEKNDELQRLIIIPDGLGFYPSSQSAKAMVESMCSVYNEPWRYWKEVPLNIRERMFDEFKMKCAWSLDHEAKIRELFFRKCSRRLSDLLWHARKHDKRPSWIREDIWKKLNEYWTSPEFKKKIRWKRKPKHLFYPVLLSLPIRRSKLINTISRERQLSW; this is translated from the exons atgaaaattgaaaaggGAAGGAAATCCCCCGTGAGGATGGTGCAAAACCAAAAGTTCGATGTAGAAAATGAAgggaaaaagggagaaaatctAATGCTGAACAAAAAATTCGATGAAGACacaaacacaaaaaagaaaaaggatctATACGACTTTGTTGAGAAGACAATACTCAATg AGGAAGCTTCAAAACCTGGAGCAACTATAGATAACATGTATGACAATGCTGGGATTGGTGTGTCTTCTAGATCTAAACGTGTTCATATATCAACTTCAGAA CCTGCTAAGAAAGATGTCCAGACCTCCCTTCAACAAAATGATATTGTGCAAAGCCCATCGCAAGAAAAACGACAAAAG atGGCTCTTGGAGGTAACAGTCGTCCACCAGCTACACAGCCTCCTACAAAAGCTTCTGCACAGTGGAAAGATCCTCCAAATGTTGAAAAGAATGATGAACTCCAGAGATTGATTATTATTCCCGATGGATTGGG GTTTTATCCTTCTAGTCAGTCCGCGAAGGCTATGGTTGAATCAATGTGTTCGGTTTATAACGAACCATGGAGGTACTGGAAAGAGGTTCCGTTGAACATTAGAGAGAGAATGTTTGATGAATTCaag ATGAAGTGTGCATGGTCTCTCGACCATGAGGCAAAGATACGAGAACTTTTTTTTCGAAAATGTTCTCGTAGGTTGAGTGATTTGCTTTGGCATGCTCGAAAACATGATAAGAGGCCATCATGGATTCGTGAAGATATATGGAAAAAATTGAATGAGTATTGGACCTCTCcagagttcaaaaaaaaaatacggTGGAAAAGGAAGCCCAAACATCTGTTCTACCCTGTTCTCCTCAGCCTTCCGATAAGGAGGAGTAAG TTAATTAATACTATCTCCCGTGAGCGGCAATtgagttggtga
- the LOC125875467 gene encoding uncharacterized protein LOC125875467 isoform X3 — translation MKIEKGRKSPVRMVQNQKFDVENEGKKGENLMLNKKFDEDTNTKKKKDLYDFVEKTILNEEASKPGATIDNMYDNAGIGVSSRSKRVHISTSEPAKKDVQTSLQQNDIVQSPSQEKRQKMALGGNSRPPATQPPTKASAQWKDPPNVEKNDELQRLIIIPDGLGFYPSSQSAKAMVESMCSVYNEPWRYWKEVPLNIRERMFDEFKMKCAWSLDHEAKIRELFFRKCSRRLSDLLWHARKHDKRPSWIREDIWKKLNEYWTSPEFKKKIRWKRKPKHLFYPVLLSLPIRRSKFAVN, via the exons atgaaaattgaaaaggGAAGGAAATCCCCCGTGAGGATGGTGCAAAACCAAAAGTTCGATGTAGAAAATGAAgggaaaaagggagaaaatctAATGCTGAACAAAAAATTCGATGAAGACacaaacacaaaaaagaaaaaggatctATACGACTTTGTTGAGAAGACAATACTCAATg AGGAAGCTTCAAAACCTGGAGCAACTATAGATAACATGTATGACAATGCTGGGATTGGTGTGTCTTCTAGATCTAAACGTGTTCATATATCAACTTCAGAA CCTGCTAAGAAAGATGTCCAGACCTCCCTTCAACAAAATGATATTGTGCAAAGCCCATCGCAAGAAAAACGACAAAAG atGGCTCTTGGAGGTAACAGTCGTCCACCAGCTACACAGCCTCCTACAAAAGCTTCTGCACAGTGGAAAGATCCTCCAAATGTTGAAAAGAATGATGAACTCCAGAGATTGATTATTATTCCCGATGGATTGGG GTTTTATCCTTCTAGTCAGTCCGCGAAGGCTATGGTTGAATCAATGTGTTCGGTTTATAACGAACCATGGAGGTACTGGAAAGAGGTTCCGTTGAACATTAGAGAGAGAATGTTTGATGAATTCaag ATGAAGTGTGCATGGTCTCTCGACCATGAGGCAAAGATACGAGAACTTTTTTTTCGAAAATGTTCTCGTAGGTTGAGTGATTTGCTTTGGCATGCTCGAAAACATGATAAGAGGCCATCATGGATTCGTGAAGATATATGGAAAAAATTGAATGAGTATTGGACCTCTCcagagttcaaaaaaaaaatacggTGGAAAAGGAAGCCCAAACATCTGTTCTACCCTGTTCTCCTCAGCCTTCCGATAAGGAGGAGTAAG TTTGCAGTTAATTAA
- the LOC125875467 gene encoding uncharacterized protein LOC125875467 isoform X2: protein MKIEKGRKSPVRMVQNQKFDVENEGKKGENLMLNKKFDEDTNTKKKKDLYDFVEKTILNEEASKPGATIDNMYDNAGIGVSSRSKRVHISTSEPAKKDVQTSLQQNDIVQSPSQEKRQKMALGGNSRPPATQPPTKASAQWKDPPNVEKNDELQRLIIIPDGLGFYPSSQSAKAMVESMCSVYNEPWRYWKEVPLNIRERMFDEFKMKCAWSLDHEAKIRELFFRKCSRRLSDLLWHARKHDKRPSWIREDIWKKLNEYWTSPEFKKKIRWKRKPKHLFYPVLLSLPIRRSKVPTLSIQFAVN, encoded by the exons atgaaaattgaaaaggGAAGGAAATCCCCCGTGAGGATGGTGCAAAACCAAAAGTTCGATGTAGAAAATGAAgggaaaaagggagaaaatctAATGCTGAACAAAAAATTCGATGAAGACacaaacacaaaaaagaaaaaggatctATACGACTTTGTTGAGAAGACAATACTCAATg AGGAAGCTTCAAAACCTGGAGCAACTATAGATAACATGTATGACAATGCTGGGATTGGTGTGTCTTCTAGATCTAAACGTGTTCATATATCAACTTCAGAA CCTGCTAAGAAAGATGTCCAGACCTCCCTTCAACAAAATGATATTGTGCAAAGCCCATCGCAAGAAAAACGACAAAAG atGGCTCTTGGAGGTAACAGTCGTCCACCAGCTACACAGCCTCCTACAAAAGCTTCTGCACAGTGGAAAGATCCTCCAAATGTTGAAAAGAATGATGAACTCCAGAGATTGATTATTATTCCCGATGGATTGGG GTTTTATCCTTCTAGTCAGTCCGCGAAGGCTATGGTTGAATCAATGTGTTCGGTTTATAACGAACCATGGAGGTACTGGAAAGAGGTTCCGTTGAACATTAGAGAGAGAATGTTTGATGAATTCaag ATGAAGTGTGCATGGTCTCTCGACCATGAGGCAAAGATACGAGAACTTTTTTTTCGAAAATGTTCTCGTAGGTTGAGTGATTTGCTTTGGCATGCTCGAAAACATGATAAGAGGCCATCATGGATTCGTGAAGATATATGGAAAAAATTGAATGAGTATTGGACCTCTCcagagttcaaaaaaaaaatacggTGGAAAAGGAAGCCCAAACATCTGTTCTACCCTGTTCTCCTCAGCCTTCCGATAAGGAGGAGTAAG GTTCCGACACTCAGTATCCAGTTTGCAGTTAATTAA
- the LOC125875464 gene encoding F-box protein At5g07610-like, translating into MYADGSMSEISLQGLSGDQPADFPASLQGFSGNQPVVFPESSQGVAGDQPAVFSASLQGVSGDQPTDFPASLQGVSGNADLLSEILLRLPSKSLLRFQAVCKDWFSIISSRTFRQLHCRRKLTSGKVDGLFFCWWVYGNNYVDFIPLNGIPKKQRGMIPSALKNIANSTSSKIEQLHSCNGLFCISFNLGIENLDYYVYNPSTNQHRLIPLPYLGIKAYEIVVMNLAFDPMVSDCYKLVCVMKLNGVYEIFVYSSETEVWRDCMEMEMEMLNQHCLGQGVFLNGCMHWVSEMSSFLRFDLDLMCFRDMPSTDIPVGVLKRSIRYFGESGGHLHLIEVHGLRSMSFEVLEMEIDYSKWFVKYRVDLSSLHTTYPLMLSEELDLLDVNGRTCNVVSLVVNDKEDTARFLVTTPDVIIEYDAHLMTIKEVADIEIAKIPVIWEDVSVFEWYDTHQYVETMARV; encoded by the coding sequence ATGTACGCCGACGGGTCAATGTCGGAAATATCCTTACAGGGACTTTCCGGTGACCAGCCAGCAGATTTTCCGGCATCCTTACAGGGATTCTCCGGCAACCAGCCAGTAGTTTTCCCGGAATCCTCACAGGGAGTCGCTGGTGACCAGCCAGCAGTTTTTTCAGCATCCTTACAGGGAGTCTCCGGTGACCAGCCAACAGATTTTCCGGCATCCTTACAGGGAGTCTCCGGCAACGCCGATCTTTTATCGGAGATTCTCCTCCGGCTACCTTCAAAATCCCTTCTCCGATTCCAAGCCGTTTGTAAAGACTGGTTTTCGATCATCTCAAGCCGTACATTCCGGCAACTTCACTGCCGGAGAAAACTCACTTCCGGCAAAGTTGACGGACTATTCTTCTGCTGGTGGGTCTATGGTAATAACTATGTTGACTTTATTCCTCTCAATGGGATACCCAAAAAGCAAAGGGGTATGATTCCTTCAGCACTCAAAAATATTGCTAATTCTACATCTtcaaaaattgaacaattacATTCCTGTAATGGGCTGTTCTGTATAAGTTTCAATTTGGGTATTGAAAATCTTGATTATTATGTCTATAATCCTAGTACAAATCAGCATAGATTGATTCCACTCCCATATTTAGGTATAAAAGCTTATGAGATTGTTGTAATGAATTTGGCTTTTGATCCTATGGTATCTGATTGTTATAAACTTGTATGTGTGATGAAATTAAATGGggtatatgaaatttttgtatatTCATCAGAAACTGAAGTTTGGAGAGATTGTATGGAGATGGAGATGGAGATGTTGAATCAACATTGTTTAGGTCAGGGTGTTTTCTTGAATGGTTGTATGCATTGGGTTAGTGAAATGTCGTCTTTCTTAAGGTTCGATTTGGATTTGATGTGTTTTAGAGATATGCCTAGTACTGATATTCCTGTTGGAGTGTTGAAAAGGAGTATAAGGTATTTTGGGGAGTCGGGTGGACATTTGCATCTAATTGAGGTACATGGGTTAAGGTCGATGAGTTTTGAAGTTCTTGAGATGGAGATTGATTATTCTAAGTGGTTTGTGAAGTATCGTGTTGATCTTAGTTCGTTGCATACTACTTATCCGTTAATGTTGAGTGAAGAACTTGATTTACTAGATGTGAATGGTCGTACTTGCAATGTTGTATCTTTGGTTGTCAATGATAAGGAAGATACAGCAAGGTTTTTGGTAACCACACCTGATGTTATCATTGAATATGATGCTCATCTTATGACTATCAAGGAGGTTGCGGACATAGAGATAGCAAAGATCCCTGTTATCTGGGAAGATGTTTCGGTGTTTGAATGGTATGATACACATCAATATGTTGAGACAATGGCGCGTGTTTGA